The segment AACAGTATTGCGGTCAATCACATTTACAAGAGCAGTAGCTGTTTGAATACGGTATGTCTCGTATAATGCTTTGTCCTCTTCTGATAATGAAGGATCATCTGCTTTGGGGTTCTCAATTGTAAATCCAATATTTGCTTGTCCCGGAGCTTGTACCTCAAACTCAAACTCAAATTGTTGAGTATTGATTTTTTGCATTCCAAGATATTTCACAGGAGCACTTGCACCTTGTGGCAACGATAAGTTCCAATTGATATAATCTCCACGATCATCTGGACTCATTGTGTACCATACAATGATTTTGAATCTTTCTGGCTCTGCACTTTCATCAACATTTCCACCTACATATTTTAGGTAACTGTTGTTTAATTCGCGACTTCCTAATTTTACCTCCTCGCTGTATGTATTAATTTGGTTGAATGAGATGTAAAGTTCGCTAAATTTCTTACCATCATCACATGTTAGGTTAAGTTGTAATGTTTTATCCTCTATTGTTATGGCAATAATTCCTTGCTCATAAACATTTGCAGTTGATGTTAATGGAAGAGAAACAACCCAAACATCATCGCTGTCATCAATTGTTACGTCTCCTATTTCAAGGGTTAATCCATCAGCTACATAATTTTCTTTGTTTTGAAGAATCTCCTTAACTGCGGCTTTTTGCTCATCAGAAGCTCCATCTAAATAACAGAAGAAAGAGTAATTCAATGTCTCTCCTAAATTGATAGTTTTGTATGTTAACAATCCTATACCATCATTTAGGTTATCAGGCATAATTAGATTGTGAGATAGATATACACCATAATCTACGATAATGGGTATCTCTTGCTCAAATTCTCCAACAGCAACCAAACATAGGTACTCTGCTTTTTTAGCACCGGCAGTGAATATTATATCATATCCTGTGCTATCTGGACGGAAAATTCCCTCTACTGTTGCTGGATTTGGAATCTCACCTTCTGCCTCAGCAGCTGTTTTAACTTCTGTTAAAGCTAAGCGTAATGGATATAATTCTTGATCTAAATACTCTTTCTTTGTAATATCAACTGAAAACTTACTTGTAGCATTAGCAGCAAGATTTAATGTCTCAATTGATACTGAGATAGAGTCTGTATCCATAGCTCTTCCATTTACAGTAAGAACTGCCATTAACTTAGTTCCATTAGAAAGTAATGCACGTACATTAGTGGTTCCTACCTTCACACCTTTAACCTTACCAGTTTGGTCGATAGTAGCCACTTCCTCAGAATCGATGCTCCACTCTATTGTTCCTTGATAAGATTCTACGTAGAATTGATACTCTTCACCCTCTACGATATCTTTAGTCTCAACGTTAAGCGCAACAAATTCTGGTTCATCATCTTTACAACCCACAAATACAAGGGTAAGTAAAGCAAATGCTGATAATAATAATTTTCTTGCTATCATATTGTTAAGTATTTACTTTATTATTAAAAGTTTTTTGGTATAGGCCATCCAAGTCTTGGATTATCCTCTCCTGTTTCAAATTCATATGGATACTCTGCGGGATCTCCCTCAAAGTATAGACGTTGACCTCCTGAGTTCTCTCCGGGTTGTCCAAAGATTGTCAATGCAGCCTCAATATTTGGAAGGTCATATAGTAGGATGTTCTCATCACTCTCATCGTGTGGAATACGACGTAGTTGCAATTCAACAGGGAATGATGGCACTCCTTGCCATGCTTGAACCGAAGGGAACAAGCGAGGATAACCTGTTCGGCGATAATCTACCCATGCCTCAAATCCGTTGGGGAAAATTGCTATCCATTTTTGAGTAATGATTTTCTCTAATTTAGTCTCATCTGAGTCTGCATCATCCCATGCTACACAAATATCTAAACGTCCGTCAATATTGTTATTTGCATCATAGATGTCAACATAGTGAATATCGTAGAATTTTGTACCTTTCTTTTGGCGAATAACCTCTTTTTGCGCAAGATATGAATCTACATTTGCACTATATCCATATTTAGCAAATGCTGAACGGATTCCCTCTTCGTATAATGCTTTAGGATCTCCTCCTAATCCCCAACGTAGAGCAGCCTCTGCTTTCAAGAAGATAACCTCCTCTTTTGTTACCCATAATTGACGCTCATATTTGAATGATAGTGAGATTCCTGAGAAGTTATAGTATCCTGCACCTTGAGTACGAACTCCTACGTTTGTTCCTTGACGGATTCCGTAGTAGTCTGTAAGTGCTTTTGTTTTTTTACCAGTTACTTTACATGTTACATCTCCATAGTTTTTGTCAAAGAATTTCGCAATCAATGGATTTCCGGTACGTTTCATAATGTTCTCAAAAGAAGCACTCATGTGGCTATCGCCCCATCCTCCTTTTTGAGCTGAAATCTGATGATATGGGTGAGCTGTTATACCCTCTTTGTATGTAGGACCAAAATCCTCAGTAAGTACTCCATCGGACAATGCCTCTGAAGCAACTTGTTGTGCAAGTGTTGGATTTGGTTTTGCTAAATACATTGCTATACGCAATTTAATGGTATTTGCAAGTTGTACCCATTTTTCCCAACGATACTCAGAGAAAGCATATTTAGCATCACCTTTGTCGTAAGAATCTCCTTCTACATCAATGAATGCCTCTTTTTTGGGTTGTACTGTCTCA is part of the Bacteroidales bacterium genome and harbors:
- a CDS encoding Ig-like domain-containing protein; translated protein: MIARKLLLSAFALLTLVFVGCKDDEPEFVALNVETKDIVEGEEYQFYVESYQGTIEWSIDSEEVATIDQTGKVKGVKVGTTNVRALLSNGTKLMAVLTVNGRAMDTDSISVSIETLNLAANATSKFSVDITKKEYLDQELYPLRLALTEVKTAAEAEGEIPNPATVEGIFRPDSTGYDIIFTAGAKKAEYLCLVAVGEFEQEIPIIVDYGVYLSHNLIMPDNLNDGIGLLTYKTINLGETLNYSFFCYLDGASDEQKAAVKEILQNKENYVADGLTLEIGDVTIDDSDDVWVVSLPLTSTANVYEQGIIAITIEDKTLQLNLTCDDGKKFSELYISFNQINTYSEEVKLGSRELNNSYLKYVGGNVDESAEPERFKIIVWYTMSPDDRGDYINWNLSLPQGASAPVKYLGMQKINTQQFEFEFEVQAPGQANIGFTIENPKADDPSLSEEDKALYETYRIQTATALVNVIDRNTV
- a CDS encoding SusD/RagB family nutrient-binding outer membrane lipoprotein: MNKSISIFATLFVALFLFSCGEKQTLKMWQIVDDSQDVTNQGQGTVDITVLKGELQKAMTDEKSSVISTSPHGYQYTNSNSVDVFAGYTTVSKSDFQYGPALFHTYQWPNGYYGSACSMGPTSALYNTYTYAESLGVPEYKALAQIIYAQTALHAVNSAGCVPYEDNRKLKVSRPLKYSSQEETYNLILADLDEAIKTLETVQPKKEAFIDVEGDSYDKGDAKYAFSEYRWEKWVQLANTIKLRIAMYLAKPNPTLAQQVASEALSDGVLTEDFGPTYKEGITAHPYHQISAQKGGWGDSHMSASFENIMKRTGNPLIAKFFDKNYGDVTCKVTGKKTKALTDYYGIRQGTNVGVRTQGAGYYNFSGISLSFKYERQLWVTKEEVIFLKAEAALRWGLGGDPKALYEEGIRSAFAKYGYSANVDSYLAQKEVIRQKKGTKFYDIHYVDIYDANNNIDGRLDICVAWDDADSDETKLEKIITQKWIAIFPNGFEAWVDYRRTGYPRLFPSVQAWQGVPSFPVELQLRRIPHDESDENILLYDLPNIEAALTIFGQPGENSGGQRLYFEGDPAEYPYEFETGEDNPRLGWPIPKNF